The nucleotide sequence AGATATAAATCAAAGGACCAGAATGGGAAACTGCAACAATATGGATAAACTCAAATAATTTGCACGATGAATGAGTAAATATACACCAGGTAGAAGACTTTGTTTGGACCAAGAGAAAACATCATGATTAGAGGATGGATTACAGAACAGATAATGCCTATCCGAATTATTATGTTAAAAGTTTCATTTTTTGTGATCCAGGTGAACCAGGTCTGCTGAAACCTAATACACTAATGTGTTTTTCTACAAAGATTCACAATAGAAATCTTCCAGATTATAACCAAAGGCAAGATAAGAACCTTTGTGAACCTTTTCACAGTTGCAAGAAGATTGCACTAcactagagaaaaaaaaaaaactactttaATTGAATTGTCCATGAAAAATAACTAAGTAGAAATTTGGAGGCAAAGAAAAACAAAGACAGGTGGAAATATGAGTACTTTAAGGAGCAAGCAAATGGCTCCATAAAAGAAAGATGACTAATAAAGATAGAAGTTGCGAGTGATAAGTCTGCTACTAAAACAATATATCATTAACAAATGAGTCAGAGGAAGAAAAAAATGCATGTGGAGATATTTCAGGTCATCAAAATGTGAAGTTGACACCATCAGAGAAACAAGAATGACGAGGACTCAATGAAGCAACTCTGCATAACAAAGATGATAAATAAAAACAAGATGAGAATGAAAAGATTGATGTTAAAACGCATTATACTTCTAACATATCATACTTCTAACGGAACAGAGGCCAATAGAAGCATATATTTCTATAGTTACCAAGCTTTCAGCACATGACAATGACACATTTTCAAAACTTTCTAATAAACTTATGTGAAACATCATGATACCAAGAAAGAAGCTCTCATAGAAAAGAACCTTGCAACAAATTACTGCTGACGAATATGGATAAGAGCAGAACATATGAAGCACAGATTACTTCTTGAAAAGTAAATGTGAACATGTGCATGCTTTTATGAATACCTCCACCTATTTTCAGGGGTAAAAAAAGGTATCTGGTTTACCTCCACCACCATTCATGATCTTCAGCCGCAAGCTGAAAATAGGTCAGTGCCACAGTGACAAAAGCAGCGACAACGAGGAGAATGATGAAAACTACGAAGAGAATGCCATAGATGATGTATATCCTGTGGCCCCAGACACTGGCAAATATGTAGTAAAGCTCAATGTAGATTGCACTGAACGGCAAGAAACCAGCCATTGCCATCTGTGGAATAGTTCTTCGAAACCAGGGCAGTGGTGGAATCTCTCTAGGAAACTTTGTTGTTCGACAAGGGGCCTGGAATTCTGTTTTGTTATTCTTCCCAGCAATTCCACCCAAAACAAGCAAGGGGGTAGTGACAAGTGTCCAAATGAGAACAATAACAACAATGGTTCCAAATGGTAGTGCTGCAGTAGCACTATACACAACTGCGACCGTATTAAGAAAGCAGAATGTGAGGAACAGAGGCCCGCAAAACAGGCATCCCGTCAAGAGCAAATTCCTTACCTGCACATAcaacaaatatgaaaaaaaatttaaaagtgaTTTATAACCCAGATTACTTTATTAATGCATTAATATGTGGATTATGTTTATTTTGAGGATAGATGTAAGGCACTTCATAACCATAGATGAAATCACATGGCATCATTTGCTACATGCAAAAGTGGAAGTATCGAAAAGAGAAGAACAGAGGAAACAATGCCAACGATAAAAGTACCCAATTTGTTCCTTCGAGTTGAAAATAGAAGGATGTAGCAGTAAATCCAGCAATGCCGGAGGTGAGTGCATATATGACCACCAGAGCGGTAAAAAGCGCCCCTCGATTGTATGGGTAAAAGACTCCAACAAGTGCAAGAACAAAAATGAAAACCGTGCTGCATAGGTCAAAATAGGTGCAATATGTCACTTTCAGGCACAGAATCAACTTAATCTTGGTGGAAGTTTCAATATCCTAAATATGCAGGTTAATCTACCAGTACAACCTAAATTCAGATAGAAAGTTCGAAGCAGATTCAATTCTTCCTCAATATAAGAAAAATAAGATTTACCAGAAATACTCACAGGGCAAATAACTGTGTTCCAGAACCAAGAGAAGCAGCCAACAGTGATTTGTTCTTTGGAAATCTGAAGACATCACCATGGATATACTTCCACCCTGTCTCTTCTTGGTCCTCGGCAGACTCCTCATCATCAGCATACCTTCAACAGGAGCACAAACAAGAAAGCATTTATGGTTAAAGAATACTAGTCAGAATGCAAGAAAGGAAACAAAGCACAAGCCATTACACTTTAAACGAATGATCTATTATCTACGTAACTACTCTAGAGTATCTGTCAAGAAATCCTTAAAACATCAGATATTGTTACAGTACCTATCAAGCAAAACTGTCCGCAGCTAAGACAAAAAATTTACCTACCATACAATTCTTAGCTGATTGTTGCAATCTATTAACTACACATGTTGTGCACAAAACTTATGAAGCAAGCTCCATTGCAGTCAAAAATCTGAAGAAACCATTCTATAGTAAGAATCTGAATGCGCAAACATCAAACACGGAAATGTAAAACAACAGGAGAATTCGAACAGGAAACTTACTTGACAAAATCATTCTTTAGCACCCGCATGAGAATTGTGGCAAGAAATCCAGTCAAGAGAAGAACCGTGACACATGAATTTATTATTGAGAACCAATGAATCTCCAAGTGATGGGGCAATGAAGAGGACTGTAAGTATTTCTCCATCCTCTTTTCAAATGGCATGGTTGTCTCCTTCCACTTGACCGAATACAAGAACTCCGCTTCAATATCCTTGTCCTCAGTGAGGTCAGCCACGGAATTGGGATCCGTGTGCACAGTAATCTCAATCACACGGTCATTGTTGTAGAGGATATCAAAGTGGATATGCCTGTAAAGATAGTACTTGTCATTGCTCAGATCCTTCCCTTCTTTGTCAACCTTACCTATGAATCCCCATATGGGGAGGTCGTCATAATACATCTGGAAGTAGTAGTCCTTCGTGACTGCATTTCTGAACTTGGCAACGTCTCCTTTAGTAAGCTTCTTCTTGCAAAGCAGTTCAGAGTCATAATCAACTCGGAAGTCAAGCTTGTATGGGGCCCCAACCAGACGGTCCCCATTCAGAACTTCGTCAAGTGCTTCCTTTTTCTCGGTTACATGGTCTGGCACCAACATCAGCTAATGAATCAAGACAAAATATAGAAGAGCATGCATGAGATAGTTGGATAAATTCTGCGAACTGGATACCAACCTGGAATGCAGAAGGGAAGATCAAAGAACCGATACGTCTCGCTACAAAGAAATACAAACAATATAAACATAATGATACAAGAAAACAGTATGTTAAAAGAATCGAATTTATTAACTCAAACATCCAGAAATGTCTTTAGGTCCAATAAATAAAGCATCCTTAATTCTTTAAATGGTATCCTCCTTCAACTTTTAAGATATTCAGTAATTCTTTCATATTTTGCTTCCGTGTGCAGCAATAAATGGTTCATCCATCTTGAATTCCAGATACGTGGTCATCACATACAGGGAATAAGAAAGCGACATGTCAGATGGTGATCGTGTGGCCGGAAGAACGATACGGGTgaagaatcatgaactttccgaattgaaatcaagaatcaaaatcTCACGAGAGAGCAATCTTTCAGAGACCTAACACGAGTAACTTCAAATTCGACACACCGCGAGTCTCATTTTTTAAGGGATCGAAGAACTAGCGAATCTTGGACGACATCGgggacagaggaggaggaggaggaagagatctCACCTAGGGTTGTGGAAGGGGCCGACCTTGTTGGCGTACAGGGGGACGGGGTCCCCCTGCTTGTATCGGTGGTCGGAGGCTTCTGATACGACGCCGGCGACCCCGAAGCACAACAGCAGCGCCGCCACCCGGACCAGATCCATCGCCCTACCGCGCGCGCTCGGAGCGAGAAGATTCGCGGAAAGGATAATACGTAACAGTGACGAATGATATATATACCCGTGTTAATATACGGAACGATATACTCTTTTACATATATACCACTGTTAATATATGGAatgatatatacacacacacatgtaaTTTATGTGCCTAACATTTTCCAATTACACCCTTCTACAAACTAACTATATGAAAATGTGACTCGATTAATCCTTTATTGAGACAATCTTGTTTAAAGTAGAGAACAGATTTCCACGTGGAATTATGCAGTCCTTTGGATCATTTAGCCAGATTTCCACAAGAACAGATGGCAGCATAGGCTaccattttattgatctctttacAGATTTGGTGCCATCTCGATTAGTTCACCACCCTGCAGTTCTTACGTATCTCTCCAGCTGAGCCAGTGAGGGGGCTTATGTTGCCCATCTTGATCATAGAGTTGGCGAAGTCTTTGAAGAAGAGACCTGCATCTTTGCTGTACGCCTCGACCAAATCCTTGGTGGTCGCCACCCCCTCGTCGCTGGAGAACAGGCCCTGGTCGGACGACAGCAGGCCCCTCTGGTTCAGCAGATTACTGAAGTAATGGTTGTCGAACGCATTGACCGAGCTGCGGTCGAGCGCCGCGGCCGTGCTGCCGTCGTCGTCCTGCGGGCAGAGGCTCTGCAGCTCCGAAGCCATGGTCGAGTCCAGCGACGGGTCCGCCGAACTGGTCGGGGAGAAGCTGAGGAGACGGCTGCGGAATGCCAAGCACCGTGCCCTGCCGATGGTGTGCCCACCTGTACAGTCAGCGACAAGCTCGTCGGGTAAACAGATGCAATCCTCGTGCTGTACAGATGGAGATGGAGTTGACGGTTAACCTGACAAGGCGACGACGTCGGTGATGTCAAGACCAACAGCAGcaaacttgtttttgatggtgttGATGGAGTGGAATGGAGCAGGAAGGTTAGTGTTAGCTCCTGTTTGGTTGGCCACCAAGCCATCTCTTCTTCCGAGGGGGACTTTCCACGAAGGGCCACCGCTCTGCAGTCACAGAGAAGGTAGCATTCGTTTGAGTTCCTCATAGCACCGATGATGATGTTCGTGTTACAGTATTTACCAAGACAACTGCGTCTCTTGCTGCGATGGCGAGTATGTCTGCGCATGACACAGTTTCACTGCATTCGTTCTCCACGGCAGTCTTGATGGAGTCGACGACGTCGAATCCCCTCACCGAGTTTCGGTTGGGGAAAGCAAACTTCTCACCATCACTCCCATCAAGAAGAACCGAGCCGTCACAGCCCTGCATCAATACATCTGTTAGCTATCAGGAATAAAGATCAGTAAAAGCTGCCATTAATTAGCAATGAAACCCACGTTCACGAAACAATCATGGAAGTGAAGCCTAAGCAGCGAAGCCGCCATCCTCGCCTCCTTCTTAAGGGCATCAGCAACCTCACCTCGCACCACCTTAAACACATTAGGGCAGCTCTCTGCGTAGAAATTAGTGCTTAGTTGTGATCTCACGCCCATGCAGAGACACAGCACTGTCAGAGCTGCAAGCAAGGAAAGGCTGCTAGAAAATCTGCGAGACTCCATCTTCTGTATCTGTGGGCAGGCACAGTGGCGATCTAAGATCTTGTATGTGTGGTTGCAGTCTTAAGGGTGGAGATGGATTTATAGAGGTTGGCAAAGCTAAGGTGGCACGTAAGCTCGCATTAACCTTGCAGTCAATGCGGTCCTCTTAATGACTCCCCGCAGCTTAGAATACAGATTTGCGAAGGCACTTTATATAAAGAAAGGAAAAGTAATAGAAGTTTAGTGGAAGAGGTAAAAGTAATATTTGCTTATTCATCCAGTATTTTAGGGTTTTTGGACAATTTCGaatcaaatatatttaatttatcgATGTAATTATCCAGATAATCTAACATATTTCACTAAATAATGGATGATCAATGATCAATGCTGTTCAAGGATCAATGCTTGGCTACGTTGGTGGAAGTTTGGTGCAAGGATGTTGCAGCAGCATGTTGCAAACGTTGATGATGCACATTAAACTACAACACGTTCTTCTCTGTGCAGGTAGAAATGGCTTTCATGGTTACTTGAGCACTCACTTTCCATGCCTTAATTATATTACATTGTTTCTTCAACAATGAAGCTCCCATCACTCGATGTATCATATAAAACTCCTTCGAGTGTTGGGAATCATCATACCATTTGCCacataataaatattaatgaAACGTAGAGCTATATATTCTTGGATATTAAACCCAAGCGAGCGCGAGCATCCCGGTCGCTATTTGTTGACTGCGTGCACGTCATGTGATTAGGCTTCATTTCTGGAGCACAAAGCTAATGTTAAGCAGAGAAATCGACTCCCAATCTGGCTTAAGGTCACAGATCAATTCTACAGAACACAGAAAAATATAAGCATTGGGGACGTGACAACAAGTCATTCTTCTCATCCTTCACCTTCCAAGAAGTCAATCCATACGAATTGGAAGCATATATTCCCTCCTCAGTGTATAAATATGTCTGTGTTACGAGTCTCATACATCGCATAAGGCAAACCATACGACAGGAAGCATTGTACTGCACCATGTCGTCGTGTTATGTTTCGGGTGTGTTGGCTGTGGCCACCCTCATGGCCTTCCTTCTCCATGGATCCCAAGCTCAGCTAAGCCCCGCATTCTACGACAGCACCTGCCCTAATGTATCCGACATAGTGCAGACCATCGTTCAACTAGTCCAGAGCTCCGACCCCCGGATGCCGGCCAGCCTCCTCCGGCTCCATTTCCACGACTGCTTCGTCGATGTAGATTTACATTCTTTTAGTACTGTTTCTTTGGTTCGGGGCTTCCCTCAAAGTTAGGCTTTGATGAAGCTACATACGCATGTGTTTAGGGTTGCGATGGGTCGGTTTTGCTCGACAACAGCACTGCGATTGTCAGCGAGAAGGACGCGCCCCCGAACAGCAACTCTCTTCGGGGTTTTGATGTGATCGATGCGATCAAGATGACGGTCGAGTATGTTTGCCCAGGAGTTGTCTCCTGCGCTGATATCCTCGCCCTTGCAGCTGAAGCTTCTGTCAGCTTAGTAagtccatcctctctctctctctctctctctctctctctctcttctttccttcTTTGATGGAAACCAAAGCAGAGGAGCCCAACCATGCATTCGCTTAGCAGGTATGTGCCGTGATTCTGCTACTGATGCTAGAGACATCAGTAGCTCCATGAATGGTCATCGATGTTTGATGTGGATGCACTTGGGATTATTCTGTCTTCTCATGCGGGGCATATAATTCATGCCAACTCACTGATTACGAGATTGTTTGATGCATGAGATTAGATGCATGCAAAGCTGTCTGAATAGATTTCAGAGCTTTTAAGCTACAGAGAGAAGTCTCTCATATCGCCTTCTGTCGCAGTCTGGAGGTCCATCATGGACGGTGCAACTTGGAAGAAGAGACGGCACCACAGCAAACCTGACCGGCGCCAACACCAACCTTCCAAGCCCCTTCGAACCCCTAGACATCCTCAAGGCCAAGTTCGCCGCCGTCGGCCTCAACGACACCGACCTCGTCACCCTCTCAGGTTCGCATGCACACCACATTAATCTCCGAAGCAATGCCATGCATGAAAGAATCCTCCTCTGAGTACTCCACCTGTTTTCCTTGCCATCAAACCTGCAACAGGAGCTCACACCTTCGGCCGCGCACGCTGTGGCGCCTTCAGCGATCGCCTCTACAACTTCAACGGCACAGGGATCGCAGACCCGACCCTGAACACCTCCTACCTGACGACCTTGCAAGCGAATTGCCCGGACGGAGGGAACGAGACAACCCTCAACAATCTCGACCTGAGCACCCCCGACGCCTTCGACAACTCCTACTACCTCAACCTTCAGAGCAACGAGGGCCTCCTCGCATCAGACCAACAGCTCTACTCGACCAGCAACGATCCCATCGCCTCGATCGTGGGCATCTACGCCGGCAACCAGACCGCCTTCTTCGAAAGCTTTGCTTTGTCGATGATCAACATGGGGAATATTAGCCCGCTGACGGGGAGCGACGGAGAGATCAGAAGCAACTGCAGGctggtcaacgcgagctgatcagAGGTCGAATTGTTAGTGTGGTGAAGGCGTCAATAAGTCCTCCATAAACTGCGTATTGAGGATTAATATTGGAATTTTGGGAATGATATATATGTTAATGGGGATTATTGTTATTGTATGGGGAATGGACCATTTAATGGTATACATACATGCATTGATATTTCCATCAATTGTTGGtcattttttcttatttcttgcAATTTGAGaagatataataattattataaatattaataaataagcATTGCAAATGTTTAATTTGTGAGTGATAATGCACCTAATAACCTGTCTAATTAATATTTGTTGGGATGAATCCGTATGATGTAGGGTTGAATCTTAATGGATAGTGATCGTAAGACTATTCTACTACTTCTACTCCACTAATTAATTGATATAAATTGGACCTAAAttcttagttatatatatatatatatattcgacatTTATTGGTAAGAAAAAGTCGATTATCCAATACATCTTAATCATATTGgcctttaaaatatttataagaataatttGGTAAGCTTTCTCATATGCTTAATTTATTATTGAAAATTAATTGAAATTTCGTGAATGGATCATATCAAAGGAAATTGATTCTGCAACCACTTCGTCAAGAACTTGGTGGAGCACCCACATCGAATATATTGAGTGACCAATGTATTAGACAAATTAGACATGCGAAGCACTTAAACGCATGCATTTAATGACAATTATAACATACAATAATACCGTAATGTCCCAATTAATATTTCTGTCGCAATTAAGAATAAGGTGGTTGAATTGAACTATATTCTCTCTTTTGAGAACGCAGAGTATTCGTCTTCCATCGTGAATCGACCATACTTCAATCAAGATGTGCAATGGTCACCTTTTGTTCTCTTCTTTAGTCAACGTCTGAAAAGTTGTGCTTCGCATGACATCCTTGAATTCAACGTCGGAGCAATTGCCTGCATGTCATTAGCCCGAGGAGAAGTTTGCCTGTGTTGTGTTGCCCACTACCCTGAGGGTTGACCTGCACGAAACAAGGAAAAGGTCAACCTTGACCTCCTGCTGTCTTTGTCCTTCTTGTCCTCAAACCACCCCAGCATTGTTCCTCGATCTCTGCTGCTTCGATGTCGATCCTTGATGAGTTATCCTGTCTTTACGTAGCTGACAATTGAGTTCGTTCCGTTTTCTTCTCCCGTCATCGGCCCTTCTGCTAGTGGCGTATGGAATCCGATTGAGGAGCTGGTCGGAGATTGTCCGTTCCAGCTCAGAAGCACATCTCTCGCGAGCGTCGAGGAACGACGTACGTCCTCCACAGAATGAGAGGTACCAAAGCAGAACCACGGAAACGCGCCGTCAAGAAGTGGTTCTCGAAGGTGGTTCCGGCGATGGAAGTTTGCGCCAGAACCTCCGACAGCTCGAAAGATGCCGCCGGCGTCTTCGAGGGCCAGAGTagcaagcagaagaagaagaagaagtgcctCGCCGGTTGTTGCTCCAAGAGCTGCTGGTGCACATGCAAGAGCAGCAAGAGATCGGCCTATAAGCATCATCAGAGCAGAAAAGATGACGACGATGTGACTGTAAGATTGCCTCCTGTCTCTCCCAGAAGCACAGGTACCGACAACGTGGATGCGGCGGAGATGCCGACTCTAAGAACAGCAAGAGACGTCTTCATTGTCACTGAGAGGTTGCCCCCTGGTCCTGCCAGGGAGTTGCCCGTGCCGAATCCCATTGTTGGACAGGAGGCGTACCTGAAGACGGCCCTCGGTTACCTTGCAGATGATGCAGTAGGCGTGGTGGGGATACATGGCACAGGGGGCGTCGGTAAGACCACCCTCTTGAGGAGCATCAACAACCAGTTCTGCGGCAGCGCTGCAAGAACCGAGTTTGATCATgtgatgcttgctgtggtcggTAAAGATCCCGATATCAAGAAGCTCCAGGGAGCCATAGCATACGAGGTCGGATTGCTCCTCAACGACGACGATAGCGAGGTCGTCCGAGCTGCCGCCATCTTCGACTTCCTGAAGGCGAGGAGCTTCTTGCTGCTGTTGGATGACCTTTGGGCACCTCTGGAACTGGCAAAGGTTGGAATCCCGCAACCGTCGAGCGACAGCGCCATCGGACGCAAGCAAAAGCTGATGATCTCGACGCGGCTGGTGGACATCGCTGGAAGAATGCAAGCTCACAAGATCCTCATTTTGGAATGCCTGAAGTGGGAGGAGGCGTGGAACCTATTCAAATCCACGGTCGGCGAGGATACCGTGGGAGATCAAAGAATCCGAAGCTTTGCGGTCACGCTCGCAAAGGAGTGCCGCGGCTTGCCGCTTGCTCTTGTCACGATGGGGTCGGCGATGGCCGCAAAGAAGACGGCTGAGGAGTGGCAAAGCGTGATCTCGTCGATCAAAACCTCGCCGCTCCATGAAATCTCAAGTGCAGAGGATGAATCGCTTGCTCTTCTGCACGTTAGCTGCGGAAGCTTGAGAGATCATAGGATGAGACAGTGCTTTTCGTCCTGTTCTTTGTGGCCCGAAGGCTATCACATGTCGAAGGAAAACCTCATCAGGTCTTGGATGGGTCTGGGATCAACACACCATTTCGATGACATCAATGAAGCTTATAACATCGGGAACGCCATGATCGAAACCCTGAAAGCTTCGTCCTTGTTGAAGAACAGCGAAAGGAGCAACAGTCGTCTGGAGATGCACGATGTTGTTCGAGAGATGGCCTCATGGATTGCTTCCGAGGAAGGGAGCAGCAGAAACAAATGGTCGGTGGGAGCCAACAGCagtggccgaacaggatgggatgaGTGGAGCAGAGCAGAGACGATATCCCTCATGTTCAAGGACATTGCAGCACTCCCTGATtcatgcaattgccccgacctccAATCTTTGATCCTTCGAGGAAACAAGCGTCTTTCCAAGATCCCAAATGGATTGTTTCCCTGCATGATAGCTCTGAGGTACTTGGATCTGTCTCACACTAGCATCTTGCGCCTCCCTGCAGAGGTTGGCACATTGGTGAACTTGCAGTTCCTCGATCTTTCGTACACAAAAGTCGCATGCTTGCCGGAGGAGATCCGAGAGTTGACGAGCTTGAGGCATTTGGAGTTGGAGGGAACGACGGAGCTCAGGACGATTCCTCGTGGAGTGATCTCAAGCCTGGGAATGCTGCAGGTGCTGAACCTGTACATGAGTGGCTTCGCGAACTGGAATTGGCTATCGGTGCGTGGTCACCGTGGCATAACCTTCGAAGAGCTGGTGTCCTTGCCGAAACTAAGGTCTGTCGGATTCACCGTGAGGAACATTCCATCTCTGCTCAGGCTTTTCAGCATACGCCATGTATCGACGCACTCCCTGACCATCAGAGAGCTGCGAGGCTTGATCTCTCTCCATCTGTTGCCGGCACTGCTCAGCAGAAACAAGATGGGGAGGCTCAGAAACCTCACGGTCGAATCCAGCCGGTGCTTGAAGGAATTGGTCATGGGAGAGGAGGCTGATGACGCTCCGAATTGGAGACTGCATCAGCTAGAGTTTCTCAA is from Musa acuminata AAA Group cultivar baxijiao chromosome BXJ1-6, Cavendish_Baxijiao_AAA, whole genome shotgun sequence and encodes:
- the LOC103987548 gene encoding transmembrane 9 superfamily member 3, whose protein sequence is MDLVRVAALLLCFGVAGVVSEASDHRYKQGDPVPLYANKVGPFHNPSETYRFFDLPFCIPDHVTEKKEALDEVLNGDRLVGAPYKLDFRVDYDSELLCKKKLTKGDVAKFRNAVTKDYYFQMYYDDLPIWGFIGKVDKEGKDLSNDKYYLYRHIHFDILYNNDRVIEITVHTDPNSVADLTEDKDIEAEFLYSVKWKETTMPFEKRMEKYLQSSSLPHHLEIHWFSIINSCVTVLLLTGFLATILMRVLKNDFVKYADDEESAEDQEETGWKYIHGDVFRFPKNKSLLAASLGSGTQLFALTVFIFVLALVGVFYPYNRGALFTALVVIYALTSGIAGFTATSFYFQLEGTNWVRNLLLTGCLFCGPLFLTFCFLNTVAVVYSATAALPFGTIVVIVLIWTLVTTPLLVLGGIAGKNNKTEFQAPCRTTKFPREIPPLPWFRRTIPQMAMAGFLPFSAIYIELYYIFASVWGHRIYIIYGILFVVFIILLVVAAFVTVALTYFQLAAEDHEWWWRSFLCGGSTGLFVYGYCLYYYFARSDMSGFMQTSFFFGYMACICYGFFLMLGTVGFRAALFFVRHIYRSIKCE
- the LOC135676139 gene encoding peroxidase 59-like; this encodes MESRRFSSSLSLLAALTVLCLCMGVRSQLSTNFYAESCPNVFKVVRGEVADALKKEARMAASLLRLHFHDCFVNGCDGSVLLDGSDGEKFAFPNRNSVRGFDVVDSIKTAVENECSETVSCADILAIAARDAVVLSGGPSWKVPLGRRDGLVANQTGANTNLPAPFHSINTIKNKFAAVGLDITDVVALSGGHTIGRARCLAFRSRLLSFSPTSSADPSLDSTMASELQSLCPQDDDGSTAAALDRSSVNAFDNHYFSNLLNQRGLLSSDQGLFSSDEGVATTKDLVEAYSKDAGLFFKDFANSMIKMGNISPLTGSAGEIRKNCRVVN
- the LOC135676138 gene encoding peroxidase A2-like, with the protein product MSSCYVSGVLAVATLMAFLLHGSQAQLSPAFYDSTCPNVSDIVQTIVQLVQSSDPRMPASLLRLHFHDCFVDGCDGSVLLDNSTAIVSEKDAPPNSNSLRGFDVIDAIKMTVEYVCPGVVSCADILALAAEASVSLSGGPSWTVQLGRRDGTTANLTGANTNLPSPFEPLDILKAKFAAVGLNDTDLVTLSGAHTFGRARCGAFSDRLYNFNGTGIADPTLNTSYLTTLQANCPDGGNETTLNNLDLSTPDAFDNSYYLNLQSNEGLLASDQQLYSTSNDPIASIVGIYAGNQTAFFESFALSMINMGNISPLTGSDGEIRSNCRLVNAS
- the LOC135675462 gene encoding disease resistance protein RPS2-like, with protein sequence MRGTKAEPRKRAVKKWFSKVVPAMEVCARTSDSSKDAAGVFEGQSSKQKKKKKCLAGCCSKSCWCTCKSSKRSAYKHHQSRKDDDDVTVRLPPVSPRSTGTDNVDAAEMPTLRTARDVFIVTERLPPGPARELPVPNPIVGQEAYLKTALGYLADDAVGVVGIHGTGGVGKTTLLRSINNQFCGSAARTEFDHVMLAVVGKDPDIKKLQGAIAYEVGLLLNDDDSEVVRAAAIFDFLKARSFLLLLDDLWAPLELAKVGIPQPSSDSAIGRKQKLMISTRLVDIAGRMQAHKILILECLKWEEAWNLFKSTVGEDTVGDQRIRSFAVTLAKECRGLPLALVTMGSAMAAKKTAEEWQSVISSIKTSPLHEISSAEDESLALLHVSCGSLRDHRMRQCFSSCSLWPEGYHMSKENLIRSWMGLGSTHHFDDINEAYNIGNAMIETLKASSLLKNSERSNSRLEMHDVVREMASWIASEEGSSRNKWSVGANSSGRTGWDEWSRAETISLMFKDIAALPDSCNCPDLQSLILRGNKRLSKIPNGLFPCMIALRYLDLSHTSILRLPAEVGTLVNLQFLDLSYTKVACLPEEIRELTSLRHLELEGTTELRTIPRGVISSLGMLQVLNLYMSGFANWNWLSVRGHRGITFEELVSLPKLRSVGFTVRNIPSLLRLFSIRHVSTHSLTIRELRGLISLHLLPALLSRNKMGRLRNLTVESSRCLKELVMGEEADDAPNWRLHQLEFLNLVCLPELERVIWRGVPPHACLPNLRFLSLLCCNSLKNITWILHLPLLQELYVQNCDEMERVMEEEKAEKIGTPLPNLRYIYLRDLKKLVSIKDHALTFPGLERILVYNCSELKQLPLGAKSAEKLRMIFGERGWWERLEWGNQSIKSVFASCFREIPAGYEPSMKILDGL